From Chryseobacterium tructae, one genomic window encodes:
- a CDS encoding CPBP family intramembrane glutamic endopeptidase, whose protein sequence is MLLGSLLFAQVHLYQSQNITELIEIFAITFLGSVFFAWVYFEQNFNIWAAISLHFLMNLYWELFNVSDNVSGNTFGNLYKLLSIVLIIGITIYDKKKNKKQFQITWKTLFVKSREIQS, encoded by the coding sequence ATACTATTAGGATCATTACTCTTTGCCCAGGTACATTTATATCAAAGTCAAAATATCACAGAACTGATTGAAATATTTGCCATTACTTTTTTAGGCTCCGTATTTTTTGCATGGGTCTATTTTGAACAAAATTTTAATATTTGGGCAGCTATATCTCTTCATTTCCTCATGAATCTGTATTGGGAACTCTTCAATGTTTCAGATAATGTTTCCGGAAATACTTTTGGTAATCTGTATAAGTTACTGTCTATTGTATTGATTATTGGGATTACGATTTACGATAAAAAGAAGAACAAAAAACAATTTCAGATCACATGGAAGACTCTTTTTGTTAAAAGCAGGGAAATTCAATCATAA
- a CDS encoding TrmH family RNA methyltransferase has protein sequence MLIESFQNEKVKNVTKLLTDNRFRKKSNVFVVEGQQENARAMQYGFEPVEFFICENIFKEKLPDGRIHFVSDKVYEKIAYRGSSEGIIGIYQTKETPLSSYVPKENSTIIIVEGVEKPGNLGAILRSCEAFGIDALIVADGKTDFYNPNVIRSSVGCLFGMEVYQAENEETLEFLQKNNFNIYTTLMDETAEDLYKRDFTQRSAVLFGTEHSGLSDFWIGKGKNTLIPMSGSIDSLNLSNAVAITCYESLKQKKG, from the coding sequence ATGTTGATAGAAAGTTTTCAAAACGAAAAAGTAAAAAATGTCACTAAATTACTTACTGACAATAGATTCCGTAAAAAATCAAACGTTTTTGTCGTAGAAGGGCAACAGGAAAATGCCAGAGCAATGCAATATGGCTTTGAACCTGTGGAATTCTTTATCTGTGAAAATATATTCAAAGAAAAACTTCCTGACGGAAGAATTCATTTCGTAAGTGACAAAGTGTATGAAAAAATAGCCTACAGAGGAAGTTCTGAAGGTATTATTGGAATATATCAGACAAAAGAAACGCCACTTTCATCTTACGTTCCAAAGGAAAACTCTACTATTATCATTGTTGAAGGAGTAGAAAAACCGGGTAATTTGGGGGCTATTTTGAGAAGTTGTGAAGCTTTTGGAATTGATGCTTTGATTGTTGCGGATGGAAAAACCGATTTTTATAATCCTAATGTGATCAGATCCAGTGTAGGTTGCCTGTTCGGAATGGAGGTTTATCAGGCTGAAAATGAAGAAACATTAGAATTTCTTCAGAAAAACAACTTCAACATCTATACAACTTTGATGGATGAGACCGCTGAAGATCTTTACAAAAGAGATTTCACACAACGTTCCGCTGTATTATTTGGAACAGAACATTCCGGATTAAGTGATTTCTGGATTGGAAAAGGTAAAAACACATTGATTCCGATGTCAGGAAGTATCGATTCATTGAATTTAAGTAATGCGGTAGCGATAACTTGTTATGAATCTTTAAAGCAAAAGAAAGGATAA
- a CDS encoding 5-formyltetrahydrofolate cyclo-ligase, with product MLKAELRKKYMQKRKALSRDEAFLLSEKIFQNFMAYFEPQIAQKIHIFVPIEKFNEIDTQIFIQYFLEHNIRVFVPKIIVDKLINIEVFSDTVFETNSWGISEPVSNEDSGETNFDYVITPLLYCDRKGNRVGYGKGFYDGLFQSVSPETKKIGVNYFDPDEYIDDVWENDIPLDYLVTPTEVLSFLSGLE from the coding sequence ATGTTGAAAGCTGAGCTTAGAAAAAAATATATGCAAAAAAGAAAAGCCTTGTCTCGTGATGAGGCTTTCTTGTTATCTGAAAAGATCTTTCAAAACTTCATGGCTTACTTTGAGCCGCAGATCGCTCAAAAGATCCATATTTTCGTCCCTATTGAGAAGTTTAATGAGATTGATACCCAAATCTTCATCCAATATTTTTTAGAGCATAATATCAGGGTCTTTGTGCCTAAGATTATCGTTGATAAACTTATTAATATTGAAGTCTTCAGTGATACTGTCTTTGAAACCAATAGTTGGGGAATTTCAGAACCTGTTTCTAATGAAGATTCAGGAGAAACAAATTTTGATTATGTGATTACTCCGCTTTTGTATTGTGATAGAAAAGGGAATAGGGTAGGTTATGGAAAAGGTTTCTACGATGGCCTTTTTCAAAGTGTATCTCCGGAGACAAAAAAAATCGGGGTCAATTATTTTGACCCCGATGAATATATTGATGATGTCTGGGAAAATGATATTCCGCTAGACTATTTGGTAACCCCTACCGAGGTACTGTCTTTCTTAAGTGGTTTGGAATAG